Proteins from a genomic interval of Mustela lutreola isolate mMusLut2 chromosome 4, mMusLut2.pri, whole genome shotgun sequence:
- the NKX2-3 gene encoding homeobox protein Nkx-2.3 codes for MMLPSPVTSTPFSVKDILNLEQQQQQHFHGAHLQADLEHHFHSAPCMLAATEGTQFSDGGEEDEEEEGEKLSYLNSLATADGHGGSGLCPQSYVHTVLRDSCSGPKEHEEEPEVVRDRSQKSCQLKKPLEAAGDCKAAEESDRPKPRSRRKPRVLFSQAQVFELERRFKQQRYLSAPEREHLASSLKLTSTQVKIWFQNRRYKCKRQRQDKSLELGAHAPPPPPRRVAVPVLVRDGKPCVTPGAQAYGAPYSVGAGAYSYNSFPAYGYGNSAAAAAAAAAAAAAAAAYSGSYGCAYPAGGGGGGGGGSGATAAAAAMQPACSAAGGGPFVNVSNLGGFAGGGGAQPLHQGAAAGAACAQGTLQGIRAW; via the exons ATGATGTTACCAAGCCCAGTCACCTCCACCCCTTTCTCAGTCAAAGACATTTTGAAtctggagcagcagcagcaacagcactTCCACGGCGCGCACTTGCAGGCGGACTTGGAGCACCACTTTCACTCGGCGCCGTGCATGCTGGCCGCCACCGAGGGGACGCAATTTTCTGACGGAGGAGAGGAAGACGAGGAAGAAGAGGGCGAGAAACTGTCCTATTTGAACTCACTAGCCACAGCCGACGGCCACGGGGGTTCGGGGCTCTGTCCGCAGAGCTATGTCCACACAGTCCTGCGAGACTCGTGTAGCGGGCCTAAGGAACATGAAGAGGAGCCCGAGGTCGTGAGGGACCGGAGCCAAA AAAGCTGCCAGCTGAAGAAGCCTCTGGAGGCGGCCGGAGACTGTAAGGCGGCGGAGGAGAGCGACAGGCCCAAGCCACGCAGCCGCCGGAAGCCCCGGGTCCTCTTCTCGCAAGCCCAGGTCTTCGAGCTGGAACGCAGGTTCAAGCAGCAGCGGTACCTGTCGGCGCCCGAGCGCGAGCACCTCGCCAGCAGCCTGAAGCTCACGTCCACGCAGGTGAAGATCTGGTTCCAGAATCGCAGGTACAAGTGCAAGAGGCAGCGGCAGGACAAGTCCCTGGAGCTGGGCGCGCacgcgcccccgccgccgccgcgccgcgTGGCCGTGCCGGTGCTGGTGCGGGACGGCAAACCGTGCGTCACGCCGGGTGCGCAAGCCTACGGCGCGCCCTACAGCGTGGGTGCGGGCGCCTACTCCTACAACAGCTTCCCCGCCTACGGCTATGGGAACtcggccgccgctgccgccgccgctgctgccgccgccgccgccgccgcggcctaCAGCGGCAGCTACGGCTGTGCGTacccggcgggcggcggcggcggcggcggcgggggcagcGGGGCTACCGCGGCGGCCGCGGCCATGCAGCCCGCCTGCAGCGCGGCCGGAGGCGGCCCCTTTGTGAACGTGAGCAACCTGGGCGGCTTCGCCGGCGGTGGCGGCGCGCAGCCTTTGCACCAGGGTGCCGCGGCCGGGGCTGCTTGCGCGCAGGGCACCTTGCAGGGCATCCGGGCCTGGTAG